The following are encoded together in the Serratia odorifera genome:
- a CDS encoding YciN family protein, which produces MRTNTSPITRQCLLSEANNIIRQHEDYLHGMVATEVEQKSGVLVFRGEFFLDLDGLPTAKTTAVFNMFKHLAHLLSDKYHLVD; this is translated from the coding sequence ATGCGCACTAATACATCCCCAATCACCCGTCAATGTCTGCTGTCAGAAGCAAATAACATCATTCGCCAACATGAAGATTATCTTCACGGTATGGTAGCCACCGAGGTGGAACAAAAAAGCGGAGTTTTAGTTTTTCGCGGCGAATTCTTTTTAGATCTGGACGGCTTGCCAACCGCAAAAACGACGGCGGTGTTTAATATGTTTAAACATCTGGCGCACCTGCTCTCAGATAAATATCATCTGGTCGATTAG
- the topA gene encoding type I DNA topoisomerase, which produces MGKALVIVESPAKAKTINKYLGNDYVVKSSVGHIRDLPTSGSASKKSADSTENKAKKKVKKDATAALVNRMGVDPYHGWKAHYEILPGKEKVVAELKNLAENADHIYLATDLDREGEAIAWHLREVIGGDDTRFSRVVFNEITKNAIQQAFKAPGELNIDRVNAQQARRFMDRVVGYMVSPLLWKKIARGLSAGRVQSVAVRLVVERERDIKAFVPEEFWELHADLLAKDDTALRMEVTHAGGKPFKPVNRDQTHAALNLLEKARYTVLDREDKPTSSKPGAPFITSTLQQAASTRLSFGVKKTMMMAQRLYEAGHITYMRTDSTNLSQDALNMVRGYIGDNFGDKYLPKAPNHYSSKENSQEAHEAIRPSDVSVVAEQLKDMEADAQKLYQLIWRQFVACQMTPAQYDSTTLTVQAGDYQLRAKGRTLRFDGWTKVMPALRKGDEDRTLPYVEIGSELDLQQLLPSQHFTKPPARYSEASLVKELEKRGIGRPSTYASIISTIQDRGYVRVENRRFYAEKMGEIVTDRLEENFRELMNYDFTARMEDGLDQVANNHAEWKAVLDEFFAEFSEQLERAEKDPEEGGMRPNQMVLTSIACPTCGRQMGIRTASTGVFLGCSGYALSPKERCKTTINLVPETEVLNVLEGDDAETNALRARRRCQKCGTAMDSYLIDNQRKLHVCGNNPACDGYEIEEGEFRIKGYDGPVVECEKCGSEMHLKMGRFGKYMGCTNDECKNTRKILRNGDVAPPKEDPVPLPELPCEKSDAYFVLRDGAAGVFLAANTFPKSRETRAPLVEELQRFKDRLPEKLRYLADAPVADPEGNKTLVRFSRKTKQQYVSAEKDGKATGWTAFFIDGKWVETKK; this is translated from the coding sequence ATGGGTAAAGCTCTCGTAATAGTTGAGTCCCCGGCAAAAGCCAAAACTATTAATAAATATTTAGGAAATGACTACGTGGTGAAGTCCAGCGTGGGTCATATCCGTGATTTGCCGACCAGTGGCTCAGCCAGCAAAAAGAGCGCTGACTCAACAGAAAACAAAGCCAAGAAAAAAGTTAAAAAAGACGCAACGGCGGCGCTGGTTAATCGAATGGGCGTTGACCCGTATCATGGCTGGAAAGCACATTATGAAATTCTGCCGGGTAAAGAGAAAGTTGTTGCCGAGTTAAAAAATCTGGCGGAAAACGCCGACCACATCTACCTCGCAACTGACTTGGACCGCGAAGGGGAAGCCATTGCCTGGCACCTGCGGGAAGTGATCGGCGGAGACGATACGCGTTTTAGCCGCGTGGTATTTAACGAAATTACCAAAAACGCCATCCAGCAGGCCTTTAAAGCGCCGGGTGAGTTGAATATCGATCGTGTCAATGCGCAGCAGGCGCGTCGCTTTATGGACCGCGTGGTGGGCTATATGGTTTCGCCGCTGCTGTGGAAGAAAATCGCCCGCGGCCTGTCCGCCGGACGTGTGCAATCCGTTGCGGTGCGGTTGGTGGTAGAGCGCGAGCGCGATATCAAGGCCTTCGTGCCGGAAGAGTTCTGGGAACTGCACGCCGACCTGCTGGCGAAGGATGATACCGCGCTGCGGATGGAAGTGACCCATGCCGGCGGTAAGCCGTTCAAACCGGTCAATCGCGATCAGACCCATGCGGCGCTCAACCTGCTGGAAAAAGCCCGTTATACGGTGCTCGATCGTGAAGACAAGCCGACCAGCAGCAAACCGGGCGCGCCGTTCATTACCTCGACGCTACAGCAGGCCGCCAGTACGCGTCTGAGCTTCGGCGTGAAGAAAACCATGATGATGGCGCAACGGCTTTATGAAGCTGGCCACATCACCTACATGCGTACCGACTCTACCAACCTGAGCCAGGATGCGCTGAACATGGTGCGTGGTTACATTGGCGATAACTTCGGCGATAAATACCTGCCGAAAGCGCCTAACCACTACAGCAGCAAAGAAAACTCGCAGGAAGCGCACGAAGCGATTCGTCCTTCCGACGTCAGCGTGGTGGCGGAGCAGCTCAAAGACATGGAAGCGGACGCGCAGAAGCTGTATCAGCTGATCTGGCGGCAGTTCGTGGCCTGTCAGATGACGCCGGCGCAATACGATTCCACCACTCTGACAGTACAGGCCGGCGACTATCAGCTGCGCGCCAAGGGCCGTACGCTGCGTTTCGACGGTTGGACCAAAGTGATGCCGGCTCTGCGCAAAGGCGATGAAGATCGCACCTTGCCGTACGTTGAAATCGGTAGCGAGCTGGATCTGCAACAGCTGCTCCCAAGCCAGCACTTCACCAAGCCGCCGGCGCGTTACAGCGAAGCGTCGCTGGTCAAAGAGTTGGAAAAACGAGGTATCGGCCGTCCGTCGACCTACGCGTCGATCATTTCGACCATTCAGGATCGTGGTTACGTGCGGGTGGAAAACCGCCGTTTTTACGCCGAGAAAATGGGCGAAATCGTCACCGATCGGCTGGAGGAAAACTTCCGCGAACTGATGAATTACGACTTCACCGCGCGCATGGAAGACGGCCTGGATCAGGTGGCGAACAATCACGCCGAATGGAAAGCGGTACTGGATGAGTTCTTTGCCGAATTCAGCGAACAGCTGGAAAGGGCAGAAAAAGATCCGGAAGAAGGCGGCATGCGGCCAAACCAGATGGTGCTGACCAGCATCGCCTGCCCGACCTGTGGTCGTCAGATGGGGATTCGTACCGCCAGCACCGGTGTGTTCCTCGGTTGCTCTGGCTACGCGCTATCGCCGAAGGAGCGCTGCAAGACCACCATCAATCTGGTTCCCGAAACGGAAGTGCTCAACGTTCTCGAAGGGGACGATGCGGAAACCAATGCCTTGCGTGCCCGTCGCCGCTGCCAGAAATGCGGTACGGCAATGGATAGCTATCTGATTGATAACCAGCGCAAGCTGCACGTCTGTGGTAATAATCCGGCGTGTGACGGTTATGAGATTGAAGAGGGTGAGTTCCGCATCAAAGGCTACGATGGCCCGGTTGTGGAATGCGAAAAGTGTGGCTCTGAGATGCACCTGAAAATGGGGCGTTTCGGCAAGTACATGGGCTGCACCAACGACGAGTGTAAAAACACCCGCAAGATCCTGCGCAACGGTGATGTCGCGCCGCCGAAGGAAGATCCGGTTCCGTTGCCGGAGTTGCCGTGCGAAAAGTCTGACGCCTATTTCGTGTTGCGTGATGGCGCGGCCGGTGTGTTCCTGGCTGCCAATACCTTCCCTAAATCGCGCGAAACCCGTGCGCCGCTGGTGGAAGAGTTGCAGCGCTTCAAGGATCGCCTGCCTGAAAAACTGCGCTACCTGGCGGATGCGCCGGTTGCCGATCCGGAAGGTAACAAGACGCTGGTGCGCTTTAGCCGTAAGACCAAGCAGCAGTATGTGTCTGCCGAGAAAGACGGTAAGGCTACCGGCTGGACCGCGTTCTTCATCGACGGCAAGTGGGTTGAAACCAAGAAGTAA
- the cysB gene encoding HTH-type transcriptional regulator CysB, translating into MKLQQLRYIVEVVNHNLNVSSTAEGLYTSQPGISKQVRMLEDELGIQIFARSGKHLTQVTPAGQEIIRIAREVLSKVEAIKAVAGEHTYPDKGSLYVATTHTQARYALPNVIKGFIERYPRVSLHMHQGSPTQIAEAVSKGTADFAIATEALHLYDDLIMLPCYHWNRAVVVKPDHPLAGKSQITIEELAEYPIVTYTFGFTGRSELDTAFNRAGLTPRIVFTATDADVIKTYVRLGLGVGVIASMAVDPVQDPDLVTVDARDIFTYSTTKIGFRRSTFLRSYMYDFIQRFAPHLTRDVVDTAVALRSNEDIEAMFKDILLPEK; encoded by the coding sequence ATGAAATTGCAGCAGCTTCGTTACATTGTGGAAGTGGTTAATCACAACCTGAATGTGTCTTCGACAGCAGAAGGGCTTTATACCTCGCAACCCGGTATCAGTAAGCAGGTGCGGATGTTGGAGGACGAGCTGGGCATTCAGATTTTTGCCCGTAGCGGCAAGCATCTGACCCAGGTGACGCCTGCCGGCCAGGAAATCATACGCATCGCGCGTGAAGTGCTGTCCAAGGTAGAAGCGATTAAAGCCGTGGCCGGCGAGCATACCTACCCGGACAAAGGTTCGTTGTACGTTGCTACCACCCATACGCAGGCACGTTATGCGTTGCCGAACGTCATCAAAGGCTTTATCGAACGCTACCCACGGGTATCGCTGCACATGCATCAGGGCTCACCGACGCAGATCGCCGAAGCGGTGTCCAAGGGCACCGCGGATTTTGCCATCGCCACCGAAGCGCTGCACCTGTATGACGATCTGATCATGCTGCCGTGCTACCACTGGAACCGCGCAGTGGTAGTGAAACCCGATCATCCACTGGCCGGCAAAAGCCAGATTACCATCGAAGAGCTGGCCGAATATCCGATTGTCACCTACACCTTCGGTTTTACCGGTCGTTCTGAGCTGGATACCGCCTTTAACCGCGCCGGCCTCACGCCGCGTATCGTTTTTACCGCCACCGATGCCGATGTTATCAAGACTTACGTGCGCCTGGGACTGGGAGTTGGGGTGATCGCCAGCATGGCGGTGGATCCGGTTCAGGATCCGGACCTGGTCACCGTTGATGCCCGTGATATCTTTACCTACAGCACCACCAAAATCGGCTTCCGCCGCAGCACCTTCCTGCGTAGCTACATGTATGACTTCATTCAGCGTTTTGCCCCGCATTTGACCCGCGACGTGGTTGATACCGCCGTAGCATTACGTTCGAACGAAGACATCGAGGCGATGTTCAAGGATATTTTGCTGCCGGAAAAATAA
- the gstA gene encoding glutathione transferase GstA, with protein MKLYIAPGSCSLSPHIALREAGLAFTLVPVDTKTHTYDGGKDYYQINPLGYVPALELANGEVFREGVTLIQYIADLAPASGLAPANGTIERYRLLEWLNFLTSEIHKGFVPIFHGANAGGYFSIAQQKLFNHFKWLDGQLAQREFLATDRFSIADGYLFALTNWAKADWMVSVYGLEVDLSSLGHLAAWHSRIMCRPTVQAAIKAEGLTL; from the coding sequence ATGAAGCTCTACATTGCCCCTGGAAGTTGCTCGCTGTCCCCACACATTGCACTACGCGAAGCCGGTCTGGCATTTACTCTGGTACCGGTAGATACCAAAACCCATACCTATGATGGTGGCAAGGATTATTATCAAATCAATCCGCTGGGCTACGTGCCGGCATTGGAATTGGCAAACGGCGAGGTGTTCAGAGAAGGCGTGACGCTGATTCAATATATTGCCGATCTGGCGCCAGCGTCTGGCCTAGCTCCGGCCAATGGCACCATCGAACGCTATCGGTTACTTGAATGGCTGAATTTTCTTACCAGCGAGATCCATAAGGGGTTTGTGCCCATTTTCCATGGTGCCAACGCGGGCGGCTATTTTTCCATCGCACAACAGAAACTGTTCAACCATTTCAAGTGGCTAGACGGTCAACTGGCGCAGCGGGAATTTCTGGCCACCGACCGTTTCAGCATTGCCGATGGTTACCTGTTTGCCCTGACCAACTGGGCGAAGGCCGATTGGATGGTATCGGTATATGGGCTGGAGGTGGACTTGTCCTCCCTTGGGCATCTGGCAGCCTGGCACAGCAGAATCATGTGCCGACCGACGGTACAAGCGGCAATCAAGGCGGAAGGATTGACGTTGTGA
- a CDS encoding winged helix-turn-helix transcriptional regulator: protein MKQVISGCSIEEAMNLIGGRWRLLIVSYLFERPKRFSELRRDIPSISQRMLTMDLRALESAGIVLRTVYPEVPVRVVYSLTLEGRRLEKVVDAVKELGLWLKARPAATHSEHHD, encoded by the coding sequence ATGAAACAGGTGATTTCCGGTTGTTCAATCGAAGAGGCGATGAATCTGATTGGCGGACGCTGGCGTTTGCTGATCGTTTCCTACCTGTTCGAACGGCCAAAGCGCTTTAGCGAACTACGACGTGATATCCCGTCAATTTCCCAGCGTATGTTGACGATGGATCTGCGGGCGCTGGAGTCTGCCGGTATCGTGCTGCGTACGGTATATCCTGAAGTGCCGGTGCGGGTGGTCTACAGTCTGACGCTCGAGGGACGACGGTTGGAAAAAGTGGTTGACGCGGTGAAGGAACTGGGATTGTGGCTGAAAGCAAGGCCGGCAGCGACCCACTCAGAACACCATGATTAG
- the ribA gene encoding GTP cyclohydrolase II has translation MQLKRVAEAKLPTPWGDFLMVGFEELATGHDHLALVFGDITGDTPVLSRVHSECLTGDALFSLRCDCGFQLEAALEHIAEEGRGILLYHRQEGRNIGLLNKIRAYALQDKGADTVEANHQLGFAADERDFTLCADMFKLLGVDAVRLLTNNPKKVEILTEAGINIIERVPLIVGRNPKNERYLATKAAKMGHLLDQK, from the coding sequence ATGCAGCTTAAACGGGTGGCAGAGGCTAAACTGCCGACACCTTGGGGCGATTTCCTGATGGTGGGATTCGAAGAATTGGCCACCGGGCACGATCATCTGGCGCTGGTTTTCGGTGATATTACCGGCGACACGCCGGTACTGTCGCGCGTGCATTCAGAATGCCTGACCGGCGATGCGCTGTTCAGTCTGCGCTGTGACTGCGGTTTCCAACTGGAAGCGGCGCTGGAACACATCGCCGAAGAAGGCCGCGGCATTCTGCTGTATCACCGCCAGGAAGGCCGCAACATCGGCCTGCTGAACAAAATCCGTGCCTATGCCCTGCAAGACAAGGGCGCGGATACCGTTGAGGCCAACCATCAGCTCGGTTTCGCCGCCGACGAGCGAGACTTTACCCTGTGCGCCGACATGTTCAAACTGTTGGGCGTCGATGCGGTACGCTTGCTGACCAATAACCCGAAGAAGGTCGAAATCCTGACCGAGGCGGGTATCAATATTATCGAACGGGTACCGCTGATCGTCGGCCGCAACCCAAAGAACGAGCGTTACCTGGCGACCAAGGCCGCCAAAATGGGTCACCTGCTGGACCAGAAATAG
- the pgpB gene encoding phosphatidylglycerophosphatase B, which yields MFEIAKRTAGGAIVLLLMPLAVWFSGWLWQPGGNDTLLKAMFWLTETVTSPWGLITSVLLSAWFLWCLRFRLKPAIGLFVLLSAAILVGQGVKSLIKERVQEPRPFVVWLEQAHGIDEKYFYSLHRNARGALVKEQLAEQTLVPAWLRKHWQFETGFAFPSGHTMFAASWALLGVGLLWPRRHYKTVAVLMLWATGVMGSRLLLGMHWPRDLVMATAIAWLLVTIACWLAQRWFGPLTPPPEEQREITQRTPRH from the coding sequence ATGTTTGAGATAGCAAAACGCACGGCGGGTGGGGCAATCGTGCTGCTGTTGATGCCGCTGGCGGTGTGGTTTTCCGGCTGGCTCTGGCAGCCGGGCGGTAATGATACGCTGCTAAAAGCGATGTTCTGGCTGACAGAAACGGTAACTTCCCCCTGGGGCCTCATTACCAGCGTGCTACTTTCCGCCTGGTTCCTGTGGTGCCTGCGCTTTCGCCTCAAGCCGGCGATCGGGCTGTTTGTGCTGCTCAGTGCGGCGATTCTGGTCGGCCAGGGCGTTAAGTCGCTGATCAAGGAGCGAGTGCAGGAACCGCGGCCCTTTGTGGTGTGGCTGGAACAGGCGCACGGCATTGATGAAAAGTATTTTTACTCGCTGCACCGTAACGCGCGTGGGGCCTTGGTAAAGGAGCAACTGGCAGAACAGACGCTGGTGCCGGCATGGCTGCGCAAGCATTGGCAATTTGAAACCGGTTTTGCCTTCCCGTCTGGCCATACCATGTTTGCCGCCAGTTGGGCGCTGCTCGGCGTTGGTTTGCTGTGGCCTCGTCGTCACTATAAAACCGTGGCGGTGCTGATGCTGTGGGCTACCGGCGTCATGGGCAGCAGGTTGTTGCTGGGCATGCATTGGCCACGCGATCTGGTGATGGCAACCGCCATCGCCTGGCTATTGGTGACCATCGCCTGTTGGTTGGCACAGCGCTGGTTCGGACCATTGACGCCGCCGCCAGAAGAGCAACGGGAAATAACCCAGCGAACCCCCCGCCATTGA
- a CDS encoding DeoR/GlpR family DNA-binding transcription regulator: MKSKSEQLVEMQQRREKILDMIREDGSATVKMLTDAFNLTEATIRTDLRVLQQQGYVQRFHGGATLVDGKQNTHALMLERQTQLAEKDSIGKLAASFIEPGDTIILDSGTTTTAIANHLSHIKKLSVTTTAVNIALQLGGEPGVNILLTGGTFKFPTLSTSGDKAASFFENVLAQKLFLATACISPRLGLSYPSETDIKVKMAMINAANTVYVVADSSKIDKVSMFALPCDWQHIHYLITDKGISKAAIEAFEKLGVKVLIADA, from the coding sequence TTGAAAAGCAAAAGTGAACAGTTGGTGGAAATGCAACAACGGCGCGAGAAGATCCTCGACATGATCCGTGAAGACGGCTCGGCGACGGTCAAAATGCTTACCGACGCCTTTAACCTGACCGAGGCGACCATCCGTACCGATTTGCGTGTGTTACAGCAGCAAGGCTACGTGCAGCGTTTTCACGGCGGCGCCACGCTGGTCGACGGCAAGCAGAATACCCATGCACTGATGCTCGAGCGGCAAACCCAACTGGCGGAAAAAGACAGCATCGGCAAACTGGCCGCCAGTTTTATCGAACCGGGCGATACCATCATTCTCGATTCCGGCACCACCACCACTGCCATTGCCAATCATCTCAGCCATATCAAGAAACTGTCGGTTACCACCACCGCCGTCAATATCGCATTGCAACTCGGTGGCGAGCCCGGGGTGAACATTCTATTGACCGGCGGCACCTTTAAATTCCCCACCTTGTCGACCTCCGGTGACAAGGCGGCCAGCTTCTTCGAAAACGTACTGGCGCAAAAGCTGTTTCTGGCAACCGCCTGTATCTCGCCGCGGCTGGGGTTGAGCTACCCGAGCGAAACCGATATCAAGGTAAAAATGGCGATGATCAACGCGGCCAATACCGTGTATGTGGTGGCCGACTCCAGCAAGATTGATAAAGTGTCAATGTTTGCGCTGCCGTGCGATTGGCAGCATATCCACTATCTGATCACCGATAAGGGCATCAGCAAGGCAGCGATTGAGGCGTTCGAAAAACTTGGCGTGAAAGTGCTGATCGCGGACGCCTGA
- a CDS encoding transketolase, translating to MDFQAIKNTARQARRYVVTMNHKAGKGHTGADLSEIDIICTLYMAVMDRSQARPDQDRFILSKGHGAGGFYCSCAAMGLLDPAVLDQFMGDDTLLAGHPVHQKLPELIEINSGGLGHGLPIAVGLALGNKLAGRAHRRAFVLLGDGELAEGSNWEAAMAASKFKLDNLIAIVDRNRLQLAGKTEAIMPLEPLAEKWRAFGFEVIECDGHDPASLVEAMTRAGQDQPRVILANTEKGHGVSFMANVAAWHHAVPDDQQLAQALAELEN from the coding sequence ATGGACTTTCAGGCGATTAAAAACACGGCGCGGCAGGCGCGCCGCTACGTCGTGACCATGAACCATAAAGCGGGCAAGGGCCACACCGGCGCCGATCTGTCAGAAATCGATATCATCTGCACCCTGTATATGGCGGTGATGGATCGCAGCCAGGCACGCCCGGATCAGGACCGCTTCATTTTGTCCAAGGGACACGGGGCGGGCGGCTTCTATTGCAGCTGCGCAGCGATGGGGCTACTCGATCCGGCAGTACTGGATCAGTTTATGGGCGATGACACATTGCTGGCCGGGCATCCGGTGCATCAGAAGCTACCGGAGCTTATCGAAATCAACTCCGGCGGGCTGGGGCACGGTTTGCCGATCGCCGTTGGGTTGGCGTTGGGCAACAAGCTGGCTGGCCGCGCGCACCGGCGCGCCTTCGTGCTGTTGGGGGATGGTGAGCTGGCGGAAGGCTCCAACTGGGAAGCCGCGATGGCTGCCAGCAAGTTCAAGTTGGACAACCTGATCGCCATCGTCGATCGCAATCGGCTGCAACTGGCCGGCAAAACCGAAGCCATCATGCCGCTGGAGCCATTGGCAGAAAAATGGCGAGCATTCGGTTTTGAAGTGATTGAATGCGACGGCCATGACCCGGCGTCGCTGGTTGAGGCGATGACCCGTGCTGGCCAAGACCAGCCGCGGGTGATTCTGGCGAACACCGAAAAAGGGCATGGCGTGTCGTTTATGGCGAACGTTGCCGCCTGGCATCACGCGGTACCTGACGATCAACAGCTGGCGCAGGCGCTGGCGGAACTGGAGAACTGA
- a CDS encoding transketolase family protein, with translation MQDLRDAVVATLIEQQQAGAELSVMVADSTSTSKIAPFESAFPERVINVGIAEQNMVGMAAGMALSGRTVFTANAAPFLFARSNEQMKNDVCYSETNVKMLGLNAGFGYGALGATHHCMNDIAIARTLGNLAIYAPADARQAAAIVRHVIAHRGPAYIRMDSDKLPLLHDQDYRFRPGQPEVLHQGSGALVFCLGTLAHEALRAVAQGDNPTVVSLPSLWPLDELSVMALIREHQRVITMEEHVLSGGLGTIIGEIMLKYQLAQSLTTLGVPAYQFTHSSSRAALRRQYDIDAAGLHQHLNH, from the coding sequence ATGCAAGATTTACGTGACGCAGTGGTCGCGACGCTGATCGAACAACAGCAGGCCGGCGCGGAGCTCAGTGTGATGGTCGCCGATTCGACGTCAACCTCCAAAATCGCGCCGTTCGAAAGCGCGTTCCCCGAACGGGTGATCAACGTGGGGATTGCCGAGCAAAATATGGTCGGCATGGCCGCCGGTATGGCGTTGAGCGGTCGCACGGTATTTACCGCCAACGCGGCGCCGTTTCTGTTCGCCCGTTCCAATGAGCAGATGAAAAATGACGTCTGCTATTCGGAAACCAACGTGAAGATGCTTGGCCTGAACGCCGGGTTTGGCTACGGTGCGCTGGGGGCGACGCACCATTGCATGAATGATATTGCCATTGCCCGTACCCTGGGCAATCTGGCGATTTATGCACCTGCCGACGCACGCCAGGCCGCGGCGATTGTACGCCATGTCATTGCCCACCGAGGGCCGGCGTATATTCGCATGGACAGCGACAAGCTGCCGTTGCTGCATGACCAGGATTACCGTTTCCGCCCCGGCCAGCCGGAGGTACTGCATCAGGGCAGCGGTGCCCTGGTGTTCTGTCTGGGCACCCTGGCACACGAGGCGTTGCGCGCGGTGGCACAGGGCGATAACCCGACCGTGGTATCGCTGCCGTCGCTGTGGCCGTTGGACGAACTGTCGGTAATGGCGCTGATCCGCGAGCATCAGCGGGTGATCACCATGGAAGAGCATGTGCTGAGCGGCGGGCTGGGCACCATTATCGGCGAGATCATGCTGAAGTATCAGTTGGCGCAATCGCTGACCACGCTTGGCGTTCCAGCGTATCAATTCACCCACAGCAGCAGCCGCGCCGCGTTGCGTCGGCAATATGACATCGACGCAGCAGGACTGCACCAGCATTTGAACCACTAA